A single window of Coffea eugenioides isolate CCC68of chromosome 7, Ceug_1.0, whole genome shotgun sequence DNA harbors:
- the LOC113778476 gene encoding LRR receptor-like serine/threonine-protein kinase FLS2 isoform X1 — protein sequence MCSKIILVLMVIFIVTTGGETCHPNDLKALTDFKAGIRYDTSFRLEKWNGSTDCCKWEGILCDNSTGRVIELNLPGLLTLYDAPAQTVMDGQLSPSIALLSSLEVLDLGEVLELKGQIPPLIGNLTKLRKLLLDTNKLSGPIPDSIGKLPKLEELCLKENYFSGSLPFSLGSLRSLKSLDLSSNKFSGSIPDSMENLTDLESLTLQENFLTGHIPNNIGNLRALKELDLSNNFLTGGIPFSMNKLNSISSIFLGNNQLEGEIPFPSSPGQMSSLAFLRLNDNHLTGRLPLFFGHLKSLQRVILDNNQIEGPIHSNFSDLKALTMLYLSRNRFSGKLPRTIGLLSQLQFLDLSYNMIQGPLPLEMSTLTNLQLLDLSFNHLNLSSIPTWLVELPSLFQLHLAGCGIQGEIPGYLERPASILQELDLSDNHITGSIPAWIGSFTSLYLLNLSQNSLASKIPDTVTKLGRLGVLDLHSNRLWGPLNLVFQMQSSGGLTYIDLSDNSFSNDIEQADMGTQQGIQYLNLSHNFLHGKVPTSVGKLQSLQTLDLSYNRFDSVLPESLANASILVSLELQNNLFTGRIPDGFLKLTKLKELNLSDNLLSGQIPIGEPLINFPKSSYSGNRGLCGKPLATCSPHTVYPYIT from the coding sequence ATGTGTTCCAAGATAATTTTAGTCCTGATGGTGATTTTCATTGTAACTACTGGTGGTGAAACTTGCCACCCCAATGACCTCAAGGCCTTGACTGATTTCAAGGCTGGGATCCGCTATGATACTTCATTCAGGCTAGAGAAATGGAATGGGAGTACTGATTGCTGCAAATGGGAAGGCATTTTGTGTGACAATAGCACTGGTAGAGTCATAGAATTGAATCTTCCAGGTCTCCTCACCTTGTATGATGCTCCAGCACAAACAGTCATGGACGGCCAGCTATCTCCTTCCATTGCACTTCTGAGCTCTCTGGAAGTTCTTGATCTTGGCGAAGTTCTTGAGCTCAAAGGGCAGATTCCTCCGCTGATAGGAAATCTCACAAAGCTCCGAAAGCTGTTGCTTGACACCAACAAGCTTAGTGGTCCAATACCAGATAGCATTGGTAAGCTACCTAAACTTGAAGAATTGTGTCTGAAAGAGAACTACTTTTCTGGTTCTCTTCCTTTCAGCCTCGGAAGTCTCAGGAGTCTTAAAAGCCTCGATCTTAGCTCGAACAAATTTTCTGGTTCTATACCTGATTCTATGGAAAATTTGACAGATTTGGAGAGCTTGACTCTTCAGGAAAACTTCCTAACTGGTcatattccaaataatattggTAACTTGCGGGCTCTCAAAGAGCTTGATCTATCAAACAACTTCTTGACTGGGGGAATTCCTTTCTCCATGAACAAGCTAAATTCCATTTCAAGCATCTTCCTTGGCAACAACCAGCTTGAGGGAGAGATACCATTTCCTTCAAGCCCCGGTCAGATGTCTTCCCTCGCCTTTCTACGCCTAAATGACAATCATCTGACAGGCAGGCTACCTTTGTTTTTTGGGCACCTGAAATCACTTCAAAGAGTCATTCTTGACAATAATCAGATTGAGGGGCCTATCCATTCCAATTTTAGCGATTTAAAAGCATTGACAATGTTGTATCTCAGCAGAAACAGGTTCTCTGGTAAACTACCAAGAACTATTGGACTGCTCTCTCAGCTTCAGTTTCTGGATCTCTCTTACAACATGATTCAAGGACCACTTCCTTTGGAGATGTCTACTCTCACAAATCTTCAACTACTTGACCTGTCATTCAACCATTTGAATTTGTCATCCATCCCAACTTGGCTTGTGGAGTTGCCATCACTGTTTCAGCTTCACTTGGCTGGATGTGGAATACAGGGTGAAATTCCTGGATACTTGGAAAGACCTGCAAGCATATTGCAAGAATTGGACTTATCAGATAACCATATTACTGGGAGCATACCTGCATGGATTGGGAGCTTCACTAGTCTTTACCTTTTGAACCTCTCCCAAAATTCCCTTGCTTCCAAGATTCCCGATACAGTTACCAAGCTTGGACGCTTAGGGGTGCTGGATCTTCACTCAAATAGGTTATGGGGTCCTCTAAATCTGGTATTTCAAATGCAAAGCAGTGGAGGATTGACTTATATTGATCTTTCTGATAACAGCTTCTCAAATGATATTGAGCAGGCTGACATGGGAACGCAACAGGGGATTCAGTACCTCAATTTATCACATAACTTTCTCCATGGTAAAGTGCCAACAAGTGTCGGAAAACTGCAATCGCTGCAGACTTTGGATTTGAGTTATAATCGGTTTGACTCTGTCCTGCCAGAATCATTAGCAAATGCAAGCATTTTGGTGAGTCTAGAGCTGCAGAATAATCTGTTTACAGGCAGAATACCAGATGGGTTTTTGAAATTGACAAAACTCAAAGAGTTGAACCTATCAGATAATCTTCTTTCTGGACAAATTCCTATTGGTGAGCCTCTAATTAATTTTCCAAAGAGCTCTTATTCTGGAAATAGAGGACTTTGTGGCAAACCCCTTGCTACCTGTAGCCCACACACTGTGTATCCGTATATTACTTAG
- the LOC113778860 gene encoding oligopeptide transporter 7-like, producing the protein MRKDAEEISAPLLTAEKRAEPYKDHASGSGTSSPPCEPFGDENSPVEQVALTVPVTDDRTLPVVTFRMWVLGALACVVLSFLNQFFWFRREPLSISSISAQIAVVPLGHLMASALTSRVFFKGQKWEFTLNPGPFNMKEHVLITIFANSGAANPYSIHIVSAVKVFYRQRLTFWVALVVVITTQVLGFGWAGILRRYLVEPAEMWWPQNLVQVSLFRALDEKEQRIKGRLSRNQFFLIAFICSFAYYVLPGYLFPMLTSLSWICWIFPNSVLAQQLGSGLHGLGIGAIGLDWSSICSYIGSPLASPWFATANLAVGYFLMMYVITPIAYWFNIYKAKTFPIYSDGLFTSKGQNYNISAIIDSNFHIDLTAYENEGRLYLSTFFAITYGFSFACLTATVVHVFLFHGRDLWRLSKSAFQEKKLDVHTKLMRMYKQVPEWWFTCILLVNIAATIFICEYYNDQLQLPWWAVLLACGLAFFFTLPVGVITATTNQTPGLNVITEYIIGYLYPGYPVANMSFKVYGYISMKQALAFLQDFKLGHYMKIPPRDMFMAQVAGTLVSALVHLGTAWWLLETVPDICDRAMLPPGSPWTCPGDHVFYDASVIWGLIGPQRIFGDLGYYSAINWAFVLGAVAPAVVWLMHKAFPSQQWISLISVPVVLAGIINMPPATAVNYNSWVIIAFLSGFIAYRYYRSWWSRHNYVLSGALDAGLAFMGVLLYLALDIGHVSLDWWGSKADGCPLASCPTAEGVVVQGCPVFESWGT; encoded by the exons ATGAGGAAGGACGCTGAAGAAATTTCAGCTCCACTTCTTACTG CCGAGAAACGGGCTGAACCATACAAAGACCATGCCTCCGGTTCCGGAACATCTTCTCCGCCGTGCGAGCCGTTCGGAGACGAGAATTCTCCGGTGGAGCAGGTGGCTCTCACGGTACCCGTCACGGATGACCGGACCCTGCCGGTGGTCACCTTCCGGATGTGGGTCCTGGGAGCCCTGGCATGCGTTGTCCTGTCTTTCCTCAACCAGTTCTTCTGGTTCCGGCGGGAGCCGCTTTCTATCAGCTCAATCTCCGCTCAGATCGCCGTGGTGCCGCTGGGCCACCTCATGGCTTCGGCGTTGACGAGCAGAGTGTTCTTCAAGGGCCAAAAGTGGGAATTCACCCTGAATCCGGGACCTTTCAACATGAAAGAGCACGTGCTGATCACCATCTTCGCCAACTCCGGCGCGGCGAATCCCTACTCGATTCATATCGTTAGTGCCGTGAAGGTGTTTTACAGGCAGAGGTTGACTTTCTGGGTGGCGCTGGTGGTGGTTATAACTACCCAGGTTTTGGGCTTTGGATGGGCCGGCATTCTCAGGCGCTACTTGGTGGAGCCCGCTGAAATGTGGTGGCCCCAAAACCTCGTCCAGGTCTCTTTGTTCAG GGCGCTTGATGAGAAAGAACAGAGAATCAAGGGCAGATTGTCAAGGAATCAGTTCTTCCTTATTGCCTTCATCTGCAGCTTTGCTTATTATGTCCTTCCTGGATACCTTTTCCCCATGCTAACCTCCCTTTCCTGGATATGTTGGATCTTCCCTAATTCCGTTCTTGCCCAACAGCTGGGTTCAGGACTTCATGGTCTTGGTATTGGTGCAATTGGTCTTGACTGGTCTAGCATATGTTCTTACATTGGGAGCCCACTGGCTAGCCCTTGGTTTGCAACTGCTAATCTTGCTGTTGGCTATTTTCTCATGATGTATGTTATCACCCCTATTGCATATTGGTTCAATATCTACAAGGCAAAAACCTTTCCTATTTACTCAGACGGCCTCTTCACATCAAAGGGACAAAACTACAACATCTCAGCCATCATTGATTCAAACTTCCACATTGATCTAACTGCATACGAGAATGAGGGACGCCTGTATCTCAGTACCTTCTTTGCTATTACATATGGTTTCAGTTTTGCTTGCCTCACTGCTACTGTTGTTCATGTCTTCCTTTTCCATGGAAG AGATCTATGGCGGCTGAGCAAGTCTGCCTTCCAAGAGAAGAAATTGGATGTGCACACAAAGCTTATGAGGATGTATAAGCAAGTTCCTGAATGGTGGTTCACATGCATTCTTTTAGTTAACATTGCAGCAACCATATTTATATGTGAATACTACAATGACCAGCTTCAATTACCATGGTGGGCTGTCTTGCTGGCGTGTGGTCTTGCCTTCTTTTTCACCCTCCCAGTAGGTGTCATCACTGCCACTACAAATCAG ACACCAGGACTCAATGTGATCACAGAGTACATCATTGGGTACTTGTACCCAGGATATCCTGTTGCAAACATGTCCTTTAAGGTGTATGGGTACATCAGTATGAAGCAGGCCCTAGCCTTTCTGCAGGATTTCAAACTTGGACATTACATGAAGATTCCTCCCAGAGACATGTTCATGGCTCAG GTTGCTGGCACTCTAGTATCAGCTCTTGTGCATCTAGGAACAGCATGGTGGCTCTTGGAGACAGTCCCAGACATTTGTGACAGAGCAATGCTTCCTCCTGGCAGCCCCTGGACTTGCCCAGGCGACCATGTGTTCTATGATGCCTCTGTCATATGGGGTTTAATTGGACCGCAGAGAATTTTTGGAGATCTTGGTTACTACTCTGCCATTAACTGGGCCTTCGTGCTTGGAGCTGTGGCTCCTGCTGTAGTTTGGCTTATGCACAAGGCGTTTCCAAGCCAGCAGTGGATTAGTCTCATATCTGTGCCTGTAGTATTAGCTGGAATAATCAATATGCCACCAGCTACTGCTGTGAACTACAACAGCTGGGTTATAATTGCATTTCTTTCTGGATTCATTGCCTACCGATATTATCGAAGCTGGTGGAGTCGACACAACTATGTGTTATCTGGGGCGCTCGATGCTGGATTAGCTTTCATGGGAGTATTGCTTTATTTGGCTTTGGACATTGGGCATGTTAGCCTTGACTGGTGGGGAAGTAAAGCAGATGGATGCCCCTTAGCTTCTTGCCCGACTGCAGAAGGGGTAGTTGTTCAAGGGTGCCCAGTTTTTGAGTCGTGGGGGACATAG
- the LOC113778476 gene encoding probable leucine-rich repeat receptor-like protein kinase At5g63930 isoform X2, with the protein MCSKIILVLMVIFIVTTGGETCHPNDLKALTDFKAGIRYDTSFRLEKWNGSTDCCKWEGILCDNSTGRVIELNLPGLLTLYDAPAQTVMDGQLSPSIALLSSLEVLDLGEVLELKGQIPPLIGNLTKLRKLLLDTNKLSGPIPDSIDLESLTLQENFLTGHIPNNIGNLRALKELDLSNNFLTGGIPFSMNKLNSISSIFLGNNQLEGEIPFPSSPGQMSSLAFLRLNDNHLTGRLPLFFGHLKSLQRVILDNNQIEGPIHSNFSDLKALTMLYLSRNRFSGKLPRTIGLLSQLQFLDLSYNMIQGPLPLEMSTLTNLQLLDLSFNHLNLSSIPTWLVELPSLFQLHLAGCGIQGEIPGYLERPASILQELDLSDNHITGSIPAWIGSFTSLYLLNLSQNSLASKIPDTVTKLGRLGVLDLHSNRLWGPLNLVFQMQSSGGLTYIDLSDNSFSNDIEQADMGTQQGIQYLNLSHNFLHGKVPTSVGKLQSLQTLDLSYNRFDSVLPESLANASILVSLELQNNLFTGRIPDGFLKLTKLKELNLSDNLLSGQIPIGEPLINFPKSSYSGNRGLCGKPLATCSPHTVYPYIT; encoded by the exons ATGTGTTCCAAGATAATTTTAGTCCTGATGGTGATTTTCATTGTAACTACTGGTGGTGAAACTTGCCACCCCAATGACCTCAAGGCCTTGACTGATTTCAAGGCTGGGATCCGCTATGATACTTCATTCAGGCTAGAGAAATGGAATGGGAGTACTGATTGCTGCAAATGGGAAGGCATTTTGTGTGACAATAGCACTGGTAGAGTCATAGAATTGAATCTTCCAGGTCTCCTCACCTTGTATGATGCTCCAGCACAAACAGTCATGGACGGCCAGCTATCTCCTTCCATTGCACTTCTGAGCTCTCTGGAAGTTCTTGATCTTGGCGAAGTTCTTGAGCTCAAAGGGCAGATTCCTCCGCTGATAGGAAATCTCACAAAGCTCCGAAAGCTGTTGCTTGACACCAACAAGCTTAGTGGTCCAATACCAGATAGCATTG ATTTGGAGAGCTTGACTCTTCAGGAAAACTTCCTAACTGGTcatattccaaataatattggTAACTTGCGGGCTCTCAAAGAGCTTGATCTATCAAACAACTTCTTGACTGGGGGAATTCCTTTCTCCATGAACAAGCTAAATTCCATTTCAAGCATCTTCCTTGGCAACAACCAGCTTGAGGGAGAGATACCATTTCCTTCAAGCCCCGGTCAGATGTCTTCCCTCGCCTTTCTACGCCTAAATGACAATCATCTGACAGGCAGGCTACCTTTGTTTTTTGGGCACCTGAAATCACTTCAAAGAGTCATTCTTGACAATAATCAGATTGAGGGGCCTATCCATTCCAATTTTAGCGATTTAAAAGCATTGACAATGTTGTATCTCAGCAGAAACAGGTTCTCTGGTAAACTACCAAGAACTATTGGACTGCTCTCTCAGCTTCAGTTTCTGGATCTCTCTTACAACATGATTCAAGGACCACTTCCTTTGGAGATGTCTACTCTCACAAATCTTCAACTACTTGACCTGTCATTCAACCATTTGAATTTGTCATCCATCCCAACTTGGCTTGTGGAGTTGCCATCACTGTTTCAGCTTCACTTGGCTGGATGTGGAATACAGGGTGAAATTCCTGGATACTTGGAAAGACCTGCAAGCATATTGCAAGAATTGGACTTATCAGATAACCATATTACTGGGAGCATACCTGCATGGATTGGGAGCTTCACTAGTCTTTACCTTTTGAACCTCTCCCAAAATTCCCTTGCTTCCAAGATTCCCGATACAGTTACCAAGCTTGGACGCTTAGGGGTGCTGGATCTTCACTCAAATAGGTTATGGGGTCCTCTAAATCTGGTATTTCAAATGCAAAGCAGTGGAGGATTGACTTATATTGATCTTTCTGATAACAGCTTCTCAAATGATATTGAGCAGGCTGACATGGGAACGCAACAGGGGATTCAGTACCTCAATTTATCACATAACTTTCTCCATGGTAAAGTGCCAACAAGTGTCGGAAAACTGCAATCGCTGCAGACTTTGGATTTGAGTTATAATCGGTTTGACTCTGTCCTGCCAGAATCATTAGCAAATGCAAGCATTTTGGTGAGTCTAGAGCTGCAGAATAATCTGTTTACAGGCAGAATACCAGATGGGTTTTTGAAATTGACAAAACTCAAAGAGTTGAACCTATCAGATAATCTTCTTTCTGGACAAATTCCTATTGGTGAGCCTCTAATTAATTTTCCAAAGAGCTCTTATTCTGGAAATAGAGGACTTTGTGGCAAACCCCTTGCTACCTGTAGCCCACACACTGTGTATCCGTATATTACTTAG